The segment tctttggctgcgagGGGTCctcgttgctgagcgcgggctttcttttagttgtggtgtgcaggagctactctttgttgtagtgtgtgggcttctcattgcagtgacttctcttgttgtggagctcgggctctaggcgcgctggcttcagtagttgtggcacgcgggctctagagcgcaggctcagtagttgtggcgcatgggcttagttgctccacggcatgtaggatcttcccggaccagggctcgaacccgtgtcccctgcattggcaggcagattcttaaccactgcatcaccagggaagccccatacttttGTTATATTTAAATTTGCACTATTAGGTACTCCATGAAAGTTGGAAATAGATAGCCGATAAGGTAAAAAGAGTAGTTGACAGATAAACACAACGTTTCCTTATAAAATACTAACTTCTGAAATGTTCAGTAATGGCATTTGATAAAGTAAACTGTAATATAACCATATTGAGGGATGTTACATAATTAAGTCCAATTTCTGTAAAGGCATTTAATATCATAAGAAAATGCTAATGTTTCAGTGAGAAAAATGGGCAGCATGATCCCAGTgttctcaaaaatatataagaCTAGAAGGAAGTAacgtaaaataaaatattaatagtgattGCCTCTGGGTATTTGGATTATGGgcatgttttttgtttctctgtttttcattttctctacagATTTGTTACTTTTATAacctgaataaaacataaaacattttcccACTGCCTTGCTCATGTTACCTCAGTGAAATGAAGTGCTCAATGACTTGCAAAGAAGAACAGTTGTCAGGTTTTAAAACAGATACGgtcttttgtaaatgttttatgaTATATTCTTAGTTTCATATTTTTGAGCCATCACTGGAGCTTGAATAAATTATTTgagctgcataaatatttatatttcattgagAACATTGAAGCTAAAAGTATAAAGCAGAAACCTGAgtctttctaaataaaatttttttaatatctgaaagTTGTACTTCAGAGTTTGGTAATTTTCTTTACTGTccgattttattttttattgtcagATGTCCAGTGACAGAAGCCACCTCTTTTAAGAGAGAAACttcaaatggaaatatattttatgttatgccttatatattttataatcttgAATGCTGTTAtgccttatatattttataatcttgAATGCTTAGATTCATGTgaacattttctgatttttagagGAACGGAaggaaagtgaaaagatgaaaagTGAAGAGCAGCCAGTAGATTCAGAAAACTGTTCCACACCCAGTGCTCTAGAAGAGACTActgtgaaaatagaaaaagaagatgaaaaggaacTTGTAAAACTGCCAGTCATAGTGAAGCTAGAAAAACCTTTGCCAGAAAGCgaagaaaaaaagattatcaaAGAAGAAAGTGATTCCTTCAAGGAAAATGTCAAACCCGTAAAAGTTGAAGTGAAGGAATGTAGAGCAGATCCTAGAGATATCAAAGGTAGCATGGAGAAGCTAGAGCCTGAGAGGCTAGATTTTGCTGGCAATGTCAAATCTTCTCAAGAAATCACTGAGAAGTCTACTGAAGAAACCGAGAAACTTAAAAATGACCAGCAGGCCAAGATACCACTAAAAAAACGAGAAATTAAACTGAGTGATGATTTTGACAGTCCAATCAAAGGACCTTTGTGTAAATCAGTTACTCCAACAAAAGAGTTtttgaaagatgaaataaaacaagAGGAAGAGACTTGTAAAAGGATCTCTACAATCACTACTTTTGGTCATGAAGGGAAACAGCTGGTAAATGGAGAAGTTAGTGATGAAAGGGTAACTCCAAATTTTAAGACAGAACAGATGGAGATGAAGTTTTATGATACAAAGGAAGATAGCTGTAGTCCCTCTAAGGACAGAAGTGTCATCATGGAGGGAAATGGAGCAGAGTCTTTAAATTCTGTCATAACGAGTATGAAAATaggtgatcttgagaaagaagtggTCACTTTAGGGAAAGATGCAGATAGTTCAATATCAGCCTTAGAGACACAGAGTCACAAAGGGCACATAGAGGAAACTGGTCCTCCAGAAATGGAAACCTCTCTTGAGACTTCTGAAATAGGAAAGGATCTCtctttaaaaactgctttatCTGCCACTGAATCCTGTAGCATGAGAGTTGAAGAAAGGGCTCCCAAAAGTAAGAAGGATAAGCGCCCACCAGTCCTAGAATGTCTTGAAAAGTTAGAGAAGTCCAAAAAGACTTTTCTTGATAAAGACGCACAAAGATTGAGTCCGATACCAGAGGAGGTTGCAAAGAGTACTGTAGAATCAGTAAACGCAGGGTCTCCCGAGACAGCTGAAGCTTCTCCATCATCTAACGTGACTGTCCACTGTGAGAAACTAGCCTCAGGAAAAGAAGTGGTAGAGTGTCAGAATAGCAGTTCCACTGAAGGTCAGTCTTTGGAGAAAATAGacccagaaattttaaaagtggatTCTGAATCCACAAAGGTAGAAGTGGATGATCTGGACAATGCCCAGACCTCTGGCACAGGTGATCCTTCTGAGACAAAGGGTTCTATgcaaaaaagcaaatttaaatatAAGTTGATTCCTGAAGAAGAAACCACTGCCtcagaaaacacagaaataacCTCTGAGAGGCAGAAAGAGGGCATCAAATTAACAATTAGGATATCCAGTCGGAAGAAGAAGCCAGATTCTCCTCCCAAAATTCTAGAGCCAGAACCCaagcaagagaagacagaaaaggaagaagagaaaacaaatgcgGGTCGTACTTTAAGGAGGTCTCCAAGAATATCTAGACCCACAGCAAAAGTAGCTGAAATCAGAGATCAGAAAGCTGAtaaaaaaagaggggaaggagaagatgaAGTGGAAGAAGAGTCCGCAGCTTTgcaaaaaactgagaaaaaagaaaatttgaaaaaaacagagaaggatACAAATTCTAAAGTAACCAAGGTAAAATTTCTTCTATtctgagttttcatttttcttagaaatACTTGGCTCTGAGTGTTCGTAGCTGTTTGCTTTTGGCTAAATCAGCTCATTCAAAGATAACTAAAACAACAACCACCACAAAAAAGCCTCTCTTCCTATATCTGAGATGTTTTTTCTTGGTAGTTATCTCCAGACATTAAATTTCAGACTGTATAATCTTGTcatcttttaaactttttctctaTTATAGGcaatatagaaatatattctcTGTATTGTAAACTATCCAAGTAATACCCAACCTATatgattgaaaaatgaaaattccttAGAAACACTATTAACAGTTTGGGCTACATCTCTTTGTAGTCCTTTTTCCATGTATTCATGTCCATGTTCGTAAATACttcccattcttttaaaaaaatagatcgaatcaaattatttttctatgaGCTTTTCACTTAACAGTGTGTGTCTGAACTCTACATATCAGTAGATATAGTCTACTTTTTGGTTATTGGCGGCCACGTAGTATTCCATAGTGTGGGTGTACCTCAATTTATTTAACCACTCCCTGCTTGATTGACATTTAGGTcgtttccaatttttcactattacagGCAGTGCTGCATTGAAGATCCTTTTGGACATGAGTGAGTATTTCTTTAGAATAGACCcctagaattggaattgctgggtcaagggGCATATGTATTTTAAGTTCTGATAGCTTTCTCTATATTGCCCTCCAAAAAAGGCCCAGTTAATAATGTACCCTCTCATTGCCAGTGTTTGAGAGTGCCTCTGTGTCCCCATTTTAATCATTAGTCGTAGAGCccgaatttttttttctatgaccCTCTTATTTTAAGCAAAATCTAGTACAAGTCTTTGGCTAGCCTATGGGAGTTTGTTGTACTTAAAAGTGCTACTTTTGTTTTTGATATATTTCAGTGGTCAGATTGTTCTTAATTGCAAGTAATCCTTTATTCCCTGAAATActaaatttttacttaaaaaaaatttccccttctGCTGTTAGAATTATTTTGGTCTTTGGTGGGGACTTACATTGTAGAAGTGAACAGAAATATGACTTAAAATATTGTGAAGCCAGCCAATAAAAAGCAGTTCCCAACATTATAAAGTTATTctctgaataatattttttaagtttgtcAGGATTTTTGTATGCATTTTTGacccattaaatttttaaaattcatcactAATATGGGAATTAAATTTTTTATGTAACAATAAGTGAGAATATAGTCAGTGCTCTATTATAGAGCCCTTGAAAAGTGCATGACCTTTGACCCAGAATCCTCTTTGAGGAATTTATCCTAACCACAGAAGTGTGTGTAAAAGTTTGTATTTGCAAGGATACATTGTTTatgaaagtgaaaaatggaaaactaCCTAAATGTCTGTCTAGTAGTGGATTAGATAAATACAGCTATGTGATggcttatacatatatatatatacacacacacatgatgtTAGGAGACTATTTTATAACTAGGGAAAATAGTTATAAGACAGAATGTTCATTATAATTCTCCCttccaaaaagtagaaaaaattaagaaatatataccAAAATTTAATAGTAGGTATATCTGTGGATGAAGctacaataatttttcttttcttctttgtatattcACTAAATATTCTACAATGCACATGTAATCAGAAGTGttttttaacattcttattaCATCAGATTAtcctaatgttttattttatacaagGTAAAACCCAAAGGCAAAGTTCGATGGACTGGTTCTCGAACACGTGGCAGGTGGAAATATTCCAGCAATGATGAAAGTGAAGGGTCTGACAGTGAAAAATCATCTGCAGCTtcggaagaggaagaagaaaaggagagtgtAGATGCCATCCTAGCAGATGATGATGAACCTTGCAAAAAATGTGGCCTTCCAAACCATCCTGAACTAGTATGTACCTGATCTAAATGGACAGCATTTAAATTATTGGCATGCTGCGGTGTGAAGCAGCCTAACTTCTGGGTTTGATCATGATTTCAGTTTTATGTGTGCAAAATAgcctttatttctgtttctcagatAATAACCCAACTCTAGGGAGGATTAGGATCTTGCTTTCATTCTTACCTGGCTTTATATTGATATTTCCTCTACTTAAGCATGCACTTCTAATCTCTTCTCACAGATCAATTAGTTTATTCAGatatttctattctgttttttttcctttaaagttttcttcttttcctttaagttACTTTATAATGATATTTCTGAAGTGGCAGCTTTAAATAAGTAAAACCTGAAGGGCCTGTTGCCTTTCTGTAAAAACATGTAAGTCAAGTAGTAACCTAGTAGGGCTTTAAACTTTAGAAAGTGGacagttgtaaaaaaaaatttaagaggataaTTGTAGACCagatatattcagaaaaatagtGACAGATTTACATTTACTTTCTTATTTAGGAAGTAAGTTCTTCAAAGATTGCCTAAATCAGGAAAACCAGTTTCTAACCTGTATATGTATTTTTGCAGTTCATAAGTGCTTTCTAAAGAACCTATTGAGGAAACACTCTTATTATGCTCAATTCTATGCAACCGTTCTGTTCTTTTGAATAGATTTAACTTTAAAAGTAAGCTCCACCTATTAAGTAGAAAGagacataaagaaagaaacttcCACATAGGTTGAGTTGTATGGGAGCAGAAATAAGTTATGTAAAGTTGCCAAGCACAGTTCCTGCTATCTGTTGTGTGCCAGGGTAAAGCTGTTTGTGGTTTACTTGCAGTTTTCTTCctaaatgtgaaaataatatCTGGAAACCAAATCAGTGAAGTTTATCAAATCCCAGTAGTTTCAGAGTgttcaagaaaaagatataacttaGACCCAGAGAATAACTTTAGCTCCGAGAAGAACAGTTGTCAAAATTACactgagaagggcttccctgggggtgcagtggttgagagtccgcctgccgatgcaggggatgcgggttcgtgccccggtccaggaagattctacatgccacggagcggctgggcctgtgagccatggccgcttaacctgcgtgtccggagcctgtgctccgcagcgggagaggccacaacagtgagaccctTCTAACCATTTTTATGATCATCAAACTATAAAAGTTAGGTCAAGACTTTTGTGTGGAGAAAGGCAAACAGAAGATTGAGATAGTGGTCTTTTCTGCCCCCTAAATCAAGTAAAAATCAATATTTCCCTAccatttcctaatatttttttaTACTGAGAGAATGCATTTTGACTGAGGCAGCAATAGACGTCAATGACAAAGGGATgtgaagaaatgaaaagtaaaatgaggTGAGGAGAAATGACCTCCAGGAGATGGAGAAAGTTGTACCCTTCTTGGAACACACATAGGATTTTTATTTGGTTATCTTAATAACGGCTCTGAAAATCCCATTGCTGGTTATCGTGCCAAAGAGAATGACACTGGAAACTGAAGATCCCAAATACGGTGGATTTCTTATGCTAGATATTTAAGGATCtccttaaataaaaatgttaggcAGCTGTTGTGTGTTAAGTGGTAGGGAAATGATGCTGAATTAGATGTGGTCTTTGTTCTCTTTGAGCTTACAGCAGAAAAGCAATAAATTCATAGATGAGTATAGAACTCTATCGGGTTTTTCAGATGTTTTAGTGAAAATAAGTGGATCATTGCCTGAAGCTTGGAAATCTCACGtagtagtatttattttaatgggttttacctttcttgaagAATAGAGACAATCATCATTTTAGAAATAAACTGAattctaaaagtttatttttattttgttatttgaaatttaaattatgttttaacaTAGAAATGATGTAATAAATAGAATCAGGTGCCCAGGTTAGTCCACATATGCCTGTGTAAGCAATCAATCACATAAATGAAGTTTAatgttaatataatttaaattgaaTTCTGGCTGTTGGTAGCAAATGGAGAAGGgagtttttcacttttaaaatgtgtgcaCATTCCGTCCCCCACTCTAAACCCTTCCCATGGTACATGTTAGCAATTCAGAAACTATATATAACCATATACAAATAAAActatatacaaataaatgaagtgtAGATGATGGGAGCCAGCTTTCTCACTGTTAAAGAAGTTACAAATAAGGCTGAAGGCTAGAATGAACCCTGTGGTGCTGGATTAGATGGTGAGTCATTAGTATGAACTCAtgcttattttaatatatgtatatatatggggtactatacatacatgtatttcctagctctgtcctcTGTGAGAACTTAGAATCAGGGATACCCAGGAGCAGGGAGCACTTAGCACCCAGATCTCGATTTCTAAATACATTCTCCAATAGAGGAACCAGTGTTTCTGGGGAAAATGGCTGATTTTAAGGCTTGGGCAAGGAAAATATAAGATGTGCCTAGAGTATCCTGTAttaccagaaagtaaggaagtgctttaaaaaaaaaaaaaaagcatgcaaatGAGTCCTAAGGACACAGGGCCAACCTGAAAAATCCTAGTATATCAATGGCTAGAACTATTTgaacaataaattaaataattgttttagattataacccaaagaataaaataatattcattagTTCATTctgatacaaataaataattgaataaattaaaaaatggggtAATGGgggagggacttttttttttttacagaagaattccaaatagcaaatgttgagggcatgaggaaaacagaaaatcaccATTAGAACACCGCAGtaataattgttttgttttgttttgttttgcttgtgggatcttagttcccagaccagggatcgaaccctggtcccaagcagtggaagcgcagagtcctaaccactggaccaccagggaattcccagtaataATTATTGCAGCAAGATCCGCTGATGAGTCCTAAATCTAGTGGGTGAAGCTGTAAGGAAAAACAGGGTATAGCataacttcaacatatctttcccccaaatatttactaattaCTGTGGTGATTTTAACTTATCCctacaaattctttgatactcctctcTTCAGAAAGTGGAGCTTAATTCCCTTCCCCTTGAGTATGGGCTGGAGTTATCATAAAAAATGAGAATAGAGTATAGAAAGTGAAAAGTAATTTTACAGTGATGAAAAACAATAGACACTActataaccaagtgatcaaagttaatatCACCAGTAATAAGTCATATTGTACAATTTGAACAGTAAATTATCAAATTGTTACAGCATCATGTACCCCCAAATACGATGTAGTGAGCAGGGCATTTCACCTCTATGGTATTCTTAAAAACCCATAActtcagtctaatcatgagaagacatcagacaaacccaaactgagggcaGTCTGCATAATATCTGACTAGTACTCTGCAAAACTGTCAAAgtcatggaaaacaaagaaagaccaagAAACTGTTACAGATCAGGAAATTAAGATGAGATGATGAAATGCAGTGTaatatcctggattggatcctagaATCAAAAAACGGACAATAGTAGAAAAACTGGTGAAGTCTGAATAATATCTGTTGTTTAGTTAATAATTTTATACTGATGTTAATTTCTTAAGTTTTGGTAAATGTACCATGGTTATGTAAGATATTAACGTTAGTGTCCTATCTTGGCAACTCttccataaatctaaaattattttaaaataaaggatttttttaagtttgattcATGAGTGTGTACCATTTTAAGTTTTAGAGAACTGGTCATCTGAAACtcaaatagcaaaaaataatcaACTTAAGGTTAATTTTTCGTAGCTTTTTTATTTGAACATGATTGTCCTTAGTGTAGTTCCATTCCTCTCATGTTTGAATTTACATGATAAAAGGAGCCATGAATGTTTCTTACAGATAGGTAATTGAAATGCTATTTACATtggaaattatttgtattttaataatccTGTGTGTGGTAGGGAAGTTTATGGTACTTCAGCTATAAAACTCTGTTATAAAGAATGTGTTGTCATATTCCTTATGGCATACAAAAAAAGGATTGTAACTGTAGTTCAGAAAAGActtatttttcacttaatttactagcttaacattttatcttttttggttcttaaatttttttaaaaaattataccttAGAAGAgagtttcctggcagtccagtggttagggctccacattctcactgccaagggctcaggttcaatccctggtcagggaactaagatcccacaagctgtgcagtgagccccccccaaaaaagacatATTAGGTTCCTAATTATCAgagcttttttattattatgctttATGCAGATAAagagtatagtatagtatattaCTTAGTTTTATGCTAAGAAATATAGACATGTCCTTATTTTAACTTGAGTCATTGAATATTAGTCATAGAATTAGGTTGACAATTAATCTGTGGTTTATTTCAGATTCTCCTGTGTGACTCTTGTGACAGTGGGTACCACACTGCCTGCCTTCGCCCTCCTCTCATGATCATCCCAGATGGAGAATGGTTCTGCCCCCCTTGCCAACATGTATGATGACCCAGCACAGTTCTGTTTTTCCagtctttgattttatattttaattaataatatttcttgacAGCCACTTAACATTTTAATCTTCAATTTGTAGATATTGTTCATCTCTTGTTTAAATTTCTGTGAAATTAGAGACTGTTGATAAAAACTACCTTTTATTAGTATCTTTTAGgtcttccctttattttttttccaaagcaatTCTTAGAAGACCTCTGTGTTTTGTAAAATTATAatctctggtttctttttctcacattCGTTAAACTTACAAAAACCGCCCAAATTAAGATAATATACAAGGGAAGAAAtaagtttcttccttttgttatccctttgtttcattctttttcatttctgcctaCCTTTTTGTCAGTTTTATAGATGATATTATGAATTATGCACCATTATAATGGTACTACGAATAGAAACATGGATTCTGTTTCTCTCGTATCTCAATTCAGGtggatttcttttaaaactgaagaGCAGGATATTTTTTTGCATCCAAGAGGTCCTTTCTCTCACAAGCCCAgtctcattttactttaaaaatgatggccttgggacttccctggcggtccagtggttaggactccacacttccactgcagggagcacgggttcgacccctggttggggaactaagatgccgcaagctgcacagcacagccaaaaataaaaataaaaaaaagagatggccTTTATTGCATTTCTTAGTGAAGTGGAATTTTTGGCTTAGCATCACTTTAGCAgttatattcttcagctctgttttgaCCCAGTAACCATGTGGCAtggttttgtaaatttttttccattctcttttttaaaaatagtgattgGCACCATTGTATTTTATTGTACATAAACCTTCTTCCTTAAAAATGtcttaggatttaaaaaaaaatttttaatcactgtcATGTATATACAGTGAGCCAAATGCTATTTTAAACATTGATTACTGCCAGCAAGATAGGCATTGAACATGTTTCTTGGCAAAGCTATAAGTTTCTTTAACATGTGTGTTACTTTAAAGATACCCTGCTCATCTTCAGTTCAGTGGATGAACTGAAGCAGCATGTCTTTATTTAATTCAATACAAGGAACATTTCAATGTTCACTATGTGGCCCCTTATCAGCTCTCATAGCATGGTATCTATAGCTAATAGGCAAGAGATAAATGATTGTGGAAAGGTGTGTAAAATGACactcatctgttttattttttcagaaactaCTGTGTGAAAAATTAGAGGAACAATTGCAGGATTTGGATGTTGCCTTAAAGAAGAAGGAGCGTGCTGAACGCAGGTATTGTGATATGTGTGTTAATGTTTTACTTGGGAATTTGACCTCAGAATTGTCTTCCAGTATAGACTAATGTGTCTGTCTAAAGCAGGGTTTGGCAAACTTTGACCTAAgaatggttttttcttttttaaattattagaaaaaaatcaaaacaaaaatcatttgtcATGGCACATGAAAATTGTATATTCTGATTTcattgtccataaataaagttttattggaacaaagccatgttcattttgtttatatgttGCCTGTGACTGCTTTTGC is part of the Kogia breviceps isolate mKogBre1 chromosome 7, mKogBre1 haplotype 1, whole genome shotgun sequence genome and harbors:
- the RSF1 gene encoding remodeling and spacing factor 1, which produces MAAAAAAAVAMAPPGCPGSCPNFAVVCSFLERYGPLLDLPELPFPELERVLQAPPPDVGNGEVPKELVELHLKLMRKIGKSVTADRWEKYLIKICQEFNSTWAWEMEKKGYLEMSVECKLALLKYLCECQFDDNLKFKNIINEEDADTMRLQPIGRDKDGLMYWYQLDQDHNVRMYIEEQDDQDGSSWKCIVRNRNELAETLALLKAQIDPVLLKNSSQQDNSSRESPSLEDEETKKEEETPKQEERKESEKMKSEEQPVDSENCSTPSALEETTVKIEKEDEKELVKLPVIVKLEKPLPESEEKKIIKEESDSFKENVKPVKVEVKECRADPRDIKGSMEKLEPERLDFAGNVKSSQEITEKSTEETEKLKNDQQAKIPLKKREIKLSDDFDSPIKGPLCKSVTPTKEFLKDEIKQEEETCKRISTITTFGHEGKQLVNGEVSDERVTPNFKTEQMEMKFYDTKEDSCSPSKDRSVIMEGNGAESLNSVITSMKIGDLEKEVVTLGKDADSSISALETQSHKGHIEETGPPEMETSLETSEIGKDLSLKTALSATESCSMRVEERAPKSKKDKRPPVLECLEKLEKSKKTFLDKDAQRLSPIPEEVAKSTVESVNAGSPETAEASPSSNVTVHCEKLASGKEVVECQNSSSTEGQSLEKIDPEILKVDSESTKVEVDDLDNAQTSGTGDPSETKGSMQKSKFKYKLIPEEETTASENTEITSERQKEGIKLTIRISSRKKKPDSPPKILEPEPKQEKTEKEEEKTNAGRTLRRSPRISRPTAKVAEIRDQKADKKRGEGEDEVEEESAALQKTEKKENLKKTEKDTNSKVTKVKPKGKVRWTGSRTRGRWKYSSNDESEGSDSEKSSAASEEEEEKESVDAILADDDEPCKKCGLPNHPELILLCDSCDSGYHTACLRPPLMIIPDGEWFCPPCQHKLLCEKLEEQLQDLDVALKKKERAERRKERLVYVGISIENIIPPQEPDFSEDHEEKKKDSKKSKANLLERRSTRTRKCISYRFDEFDEAIDEAIEDDIKEADGGGVGRGKDISTITGHRGKDISTILDEERKENKRPQRAAAARRKKRRRLNDLDSDSNLDEEESEDEFKISDGSQDEFVVSDENPDESEEDPPSNDDSDTDFCSRRLRRHPSRPMRQSRRLRRKTPKKKYSDDDEEEESEENSRDSESDFSDGFSDDFVETRRRRSRRNQKRQINYKEDSESDGSQKSLRRGKEIRRVHKRRLSSSESEESYISKNSEDDELAKESKRSVRKRGRSTDEYSEADEEEEEGKPSRKRLHRIETDEEESCDNAHGDADQPAHDSQPRVLPSEQESTKKPYRIDSDEEEDFENVGKVGSPLDYSLVDLPSTNGQSPGKAIENLIGKPTEKPQTPKDNSTASASLAPNGTSGGQEAGAPEEEEDELLRVTDLVDYVCNSEQL